One genomic region from Roseinatronobacter sp. S2 encodes:
- the bla gene encoding class A beta-lactamase, with product MQFTTSALARAAAGLAFGLSLTTTAFAQASMQHLADTVAQVEDRLDARVGLVLTDTGSGQTWTHRPEERFLMTSTAKAPICGAVLARADAGTLSLTDELPVRDADILSYAPVTENRVGDSMTIAELCLAAVDMSDNTATNLLIDHLGGPQAVTQFLRDSGDPVSRLDRREPDLNTFAPGDARDTSTPVAMADMLHSLLLGEVLTPASRDQLFDWMSHGGVTGALLRRTAPADWRVADKSGGGEQTRSIVALVTPTDGAPWVVTIFLSDADADFATRDAALQDLSAAVIAAIRG from the coding sequence CGCCTTTGGCCTGTCGCTGACCACCACAGCCTTTGCTCAGGCGTCGATGCAACATCTGGCGGACACGGTCGCGCAGGTCGAGGATCGGCTTGATGCGCGGGTCGGTCTTGTGCTGACCGACACCGGCTCTGGCCAGACCTGGACACATCGCCCTGAAGAACGCTTTTTGATGACGAGCACGGCGAAGGCACCGATCTGCGGAGCCGTGCTTGCGCGTGCCGACGCGGGCACACTGTCCTTGACAGACGAATTGCCCGTTCGGGACGCCGACATCCTGTCCTATGCCCCAGTGACCGAAAATCGCGTCGGTGACAGCATGACCATCGCTGAACTGTGCCTCGCAGCTGTCGACATGAGTGACAATACCGCAACCAATCTGCTGATCGACCATCTGGGTGGACCGCAGGCCGTGACGCAATTCCTGCGCGACAGCGGCGATCCGGTCAGCCGGCTGGACCGGCGCGAGCCGGACCTGAACACCTTCGCTCCTGGTGACGCGCGCGACACCTCGACCCCGGTTGCAATGGCGGACATGCTGCACAGCCTTTTGCTAGGCGAGGTGCTGACACCGGCATCTCGTGACCAACTGTTCGACTGGATGAGCCATGGCGGGGTGACAGGCGCACTGCTTCGGCGGACCGCTCCCGCAGACTGGAGAGTTGCCGACAAGTCCGGGGGCGGCGAACAGACCCGGAGCATTGTCGCACTTGTCACGCCGACGGACGGTGCGCCGTGGGTTGTGACAATCTTCTTGTCGGATGCAGACGCAGATTTTGCCACCCGCGATGCAGCCCTTCAGGACCTGAGCGCAGCGGTCATCGCAGCTATCCGGGGCTAG